Proteins from one Xenorhabdus griffiniae genomic window:
- the murF gene encoding UDP-N-acetylmuramoyl-tripeptide--D-alanyl-D-alanine ligase yields the protein MIPLTLQQLAQLTNGLLYRVTEQQAETVPIHTVETDSRKIGCGGLFIALKGEKFDAHDFAADVVRQGAGALLVSRRLDIDCPQVVVEDTRLAMGKLAGWVRQQSKARIVALTGSSGKTSVKEMTAAILRQCGNTLYTAGNFNNDIGVPLTLFRLTDEHQFAVIELGANHIGEIAYTTEMTRPESALVNNLFSAHLAGFGSLAGVAKAKGEIFAGLAPTGTAIINLDSNDWGNWQHSISEQQTVWRFSASSTTGADFYATDILEQPLATHFCLHSPIGSVELTLPLPGKHNVANALAASALAISVGASLDNIRTGLSGLKAVAGRLFPISLAEGKVLLDDTYNANPGSMIAAANVLAQMSGYRVMVVGDMGELGTQVIECHREVGEAVASTNIDKVLSVGVFSAHISDASGRGQHFANKAELVAALLPLLEQHEMISILIKGSRSAAMEEVVNVLKENFQC from the coding sequence ATGATCCCTCTGACGCTACAGCAATTGGCACAGTTGACGAACGGCTTGTTATATCGCGTTACCGAGCAGCAAGCTGAAACTGTGCCAATTCATACTGTGGAAACTGATAGCCGTAAGATTGGGTGTGGCGGGTTGTTTATTGCCTTAAAAGGGGAAAAATTTGACGCCCACGATTTCGCCGCTGACGTTGTGAGGCAGGGTGCTGGTGCTTTATTGGTTAGCCGTCGTCTGGATATTGATTGTCCACAAGTTGTGGTTGAAGACACACGTTTGGCGATGGGAAAACTGGCGGGCTGGGTTCGTCAGCAAAGTAAAGCACGCATTGTGGCTTTAACTGGCTCGTCGGGTAAAACATCCGTAAAAGAGATGACCGCCGCGATCTTGCGTCAATGTGGAAATACCCTTTATACCGCAGGCAACTTCAACAATGACATTGGAGTGCCATTGACCTTGTTCAGACTGACTGATGAACACCAGTTTGCTGTGATTGAACTAGGGGCGAACCATATTGGTGAAATTGCTTACACCACGGAAATGACGCGTCCTGAAAGCGCATTGGTCAATAACCTTTTCTCTGCTCATTTGGCAGGATTTGGTTCTTTGGCTGGAGTGGCAAAGGCTAAAGGTGAAATCTTTGCCGGCCTTGCTCCGACCGGAACCGCCATTATCAATCTGGATAGCAATGATTGGGGAAATTGGCAGCACAGCATTAGCGAGCAGCAAACAGTATGGCGCTTTTCCGCATCATCAACAACGGGGGCGGATTTTTACGCAACAGACATTTTAGAACAACCGTTGGCAACGCATTTTTGTCTCCATAGCCCAATTGGAAGCGTTGAACTGACCTTACCATTGCCGGGCAAACACAATGTTGCTAATGCGTTAGCTGCCAGTGCGCTGGCAATTTCTGTGGGTGCATCGCTGGATAATATTCGCACCGGCTTATCGGGATTGAAAGCGGTTGCAGGACGTTTATTTCCTATCTCTCTGGCGGAGGGAAAAGTGCTATTGGACGACACTTATAACGCGAATCCAGGCTCCATGATTGCTGCGGCGAATGTGTTAGCGCAGATGTCCGGTTATCGGGTTATGGTTGTTGGTGATATGGGAGAATTGGGGACGCAGGTGATTGAATGCCATCGAGAGGTGGGCGAAGCCGTGGCATCCACAAATATAGATAAGGTACTCAGCGTTGGAGTTTTCAGTGCTCATATTAGCGACGCGAGTGGTCGGGGGCAGCATTTTGCAAACAAGGCTGAATTAGTTGCAGCGCTGCTTCCTTTATTGGAACAACACGAAATGATTTCCATTTTAATTAAAGGTTCACGCAGTGCCGCGATGGAAGAGGTAGTGAACGTACTGAAGGAGAACTTCCAATGTTAG
- the murE gene encoding UDP-N-acetylmuramoyl-L-alanyl-D-glutamate--2,6-diaminopimelate ligase — protein MADRNLRDLLAPWGVDTPELPLREMTLDSRKAAAGDLFVAVQGHQTDGRKYIPQAIAQGVAAVIAEAKGETDNGTMQKMHGVPVIYLDDLNNKLSKLAGEFYQHPGNQLKLVGVTGTNGKTTTTQLLAQWSQGLGETSAVMGTVGNGLLGMVVPSENTTGSAVDIQLELQQLAHQNATFVAMEVSSHGLVQGRVAALPFQAAIFTNLSRDHLDYHGDMESYEEAKWRLFSSHNVKQKIINADDAVGQKWLSRLPDAVAVSMENNVPENWQGRWLSASEVHYHDKGASITFTSSWGNGTLNSPLMGAFNVSNLLLALTTLLSLDYPLAELLSTASSLKPVCGRMEVFSAAGRPTIVVDYAHTPDALEKALSAARLHCKGQLWCVFGCGGDRDKGKRPLMGGVAEQDADRVIVTDDNPRSEEPQAIVADILQGFIDPGQAIVIHGRVEAVTSAIMQASEEDVVLVAGKGHEDYQLVGNRRLDYSDRLTVARLLGVIA, from the coding sequence GTGGCAGATCGTAATTTGCGCGATTTATTGGCTCCTTGGGGTGTTGATACACCGGAGCTTCCGCTGCGTGAAATGACATTGGATAGCCGTAAGGCGGCTGCCGGAGATCTGTTTGTTGCGGTTCAAGGGCATCAGACTGACGGTCGAAAATATATTCCTCAAGCCATCGCTCAAGGTGTCGCTGCGGTGATTGCAGAAGCGAAGGGAGAAACGGATAACGGCACGATGCAGAAAATGCACGGTGTGCCTGTTATCTATCTGGACGATTTAAATAATAAATTATCCAAGCTGGCGGGTGAGTTTTACCAACATCCCGGCAATCAACTGAAATTGGTTGGGGTGACTGGCACCAACGGAAAAACAACAACAACCCAATTATTGGCGCAATGGAGCCAGGGGCTTGGCGAAACCAGTGCCGTGATGGGAACAGTAGGAAATGGTTTGTTGGGTATGGTCGTACCCAGCGAAAATACGACTGGCTCGGCGGTTGATATTCAGCTTGAGTTACAGCAGCTTGCTCATCAAAATGCCACTTTTGTGGCGATGGAAGTCTCTTCGCATGGTTTGGTTCAGGGACGTGTGGCCGCATTGCCATTTCAAGCGGCTATTTTTACTAATTTAAGCCGTGATCACCTTGATTATCATGGTGATATGGAAAGTTACGAAGAAGCCAAATGGCGACTGTTTAGTAGCCATAATGTGAAGCAGAAAATCATCAATGCTGATGATGCGGTTGGGCAGAAGTGGTTGTCCCGTCTGCCAGACGCAGTTGCTGTTTCAATGGAAAATAACGTGCCAGAAAATTGGCAAGGGCGTTGGTTATCAGCCAGTGAAGTGCATTATCACGATAAAGGTGCATCCATCACATTTACTTCCAGTTGGGGAAATGGAACGCTCAATAGCCCTTTGATGGGCGCATTCAATGTCAGTAACTTACTCCTGGCGTTGACCACTTTGTTGTCTCTGGATTATCCCTTGGCGGAATTGCTATCGACAGCGTCTTCTCTGAAACCTGTTTGTGGGCGTATGGAAGTTTTTTCCGCCGCTGGTCGTCCGACAATTGTGGTTGATTATGCCCACACGCCTGATGCTTTGGAAAAAGCCTTGTCTGCGGCTCGTCTGCACTGTAAGGGGCAACTTTGGTGCGTATTCGGTTGTGGGGGTGATCGCGACAAAGGTAAACGGCCATTAATGGGAGGGGTGGCAGAGCAGGATGCTGATCGTGTGATTGTCACTGATGATAACCCTCGCAGTGAAGAGCCTCAAGCAATTGTGGCTGATATTCTGCAAGGATTCATCGACCCAGGGCAGGCAATCGTGATTCATGGGCGTGTTGAGGCTGTCACCAGTGCCATTATGCAAGCAAGCGAAGAAGATGTTGTTTTGGTGGCAGGTAAAGGCCATGAAGATTACCAACTGGTTGGCAACCGTCGTCTGGACTACTCAGATCGCCTGACCGTTGCGCGTTTATTGGGGGTAATTGCATGA
- the ftsL gene encoding cell division protein FtsL: MMAGERHGLVGVIGNDLIRHAKLPLILLIAVVVSAISVVTVTHQTRLLTAEKERQVIQLDAQDIEWRNLLLEENALGDHSRVERIATEKLQMQHVDPGKENIVITQ; the protein is encoded by the coding sequence ATAATGGCTGGTGAACGTCATGGGTTAGTTGGAGTGATTGGTAATGATTTAATCCGTCATGCCAAACTCCCGCTGATTTTGCTGATAGCCGTTGTCGTTTCAGCTATCAGTGTTGTGACGGTCACCCATCAAACCCGCTTATTGACTGCGGAAAAAGAGCGTCAAGTGATCCAGCTTGATGCTCAGGATATTGAGTGGCGTAACCTGCTCCTTGAAGAGAACGCATTGGGTGATCACAGTCGGGTTGAACGGATTGCGACTGAAAAATTGCAGATGCAACACGTTGATCCAGGTAAAGAGAATATTGTGATCACTCAATGA
- the rsmH gene encoding 16S rRNA (cytosine(1402)-N(4))-methyltransferase RsmH — translation MANSHFQHTSVLLDEAVNGLNIQEDGIYIDGTFGRGGHSRLILSKLGPNGRLMAIDRDPQAIEASKAITDKRFSITHGPFSELVTYVEDAGLVGKINGVLLDLGVSSPQLDDPERGFSFMRDGPLDMRMDTTRGQSAAEWLMKAEADDIAWVLKTFGEERFAKRIAKAIVARNQEQPLTRTRELAELIAQASPVKEKHKHPATRSFQAIRIYINSELEEIERALDGALRVLAPQGRLSVISFHSLEDRIVKRFIRQHSQGPQVPVGLPLTEAQLKTLGGRSLKSIGKMKPSEGEVATNPRARSSVLRFAEKAGE, via the coding sequence ATGGCAAATAGTCATTTTCAACATACCAGTGTACTGCTGGATGAAGCTGTCAATGGACTGAATATTCAAGAAGATGGAATTTATATTGATGGCACATTTGGGCGAGGGGGACATTCTCGTCTGATTTTATCAAAATTGGGCCCTAATGGACGTTTGATGGCGATCGATCGTGACCCACAAGCTATTGAAGCGTCAAAGGCCATTACTGACAAGCGTTTTTCTATTACTCATGGGCCATTTTCTGAATTGGTAACTTATGTTGAAGACGCTGGTTTGGTTGGAAAAATTAATGGCGTATTACTGGATTTAGGGGTTTCTTCCCCACAGCTGGATGATCCTGAACGTGGTTTTTCATTCATGCGTGATGGGCCATTGGATATGCGTATGGATACCACACGTGGGCAGTCCGCCGCAGAGTGGTTGATGAAGGCTGAAGCAGATGACATCGCATGGGTGTTGAAAACATTTGGCGAAGAACGTTTTGCCAAACGCATCGCGAAAGCCATTGTAGCACGCAACCAGGAACAGCCTCTTACGCGTACCCGTGAGCTGGCAGAGTTAATTGCTCAGGCAAGCCCGGTGAAAGAAAAGCATAAGCATCCGGCAACACGCAGCTTTCAGGCTATCAGGATTTACATTAACAGTGAACTGGAAGAGATAGAACGTGCATTAGATGGCGCACTGCGCGTTCTGGCACCACAAGGGCGATTATCTGTCATCAGTTTCCATTCGTTGGAAGATCGCATAGTGAAACGCTTTATCCGACAACACAGTCAAGGGCCACAGGTTCCAGTCGGTTTGCCTCTCACGGAAGCGCAGTTAAAAACGCTGGGGGGAAGAAGTCTGAAATCCATTGGCAAAATGAAACCCTCAGAGGGTGAAGTCGCCACAAACCCAAGAGCGCGAAGCTCGGTTTTGCGGTTTGCTGAAAAGGCGGGTGAATAA
- the mraZ gene encoding division/cell wall cluster transcriptional repressor MraZ — protein MFRGATLVNLDSKGRLTVPARYREMLNEASTGQMVCTIDLHQPCLLLYTLPEWEIIEKKLSRLSSMNPAERRVQRLLLGHASECQMDSAGRLLLASTLRQHAGLTKEVMLVGQFNKFELWDEQVWYQQVQDDIAAEQSTQEPLSARLQDLSL, from the coding sequence ATGTTTCGTGGAGCAACACTGGTTAATCTCGATAGCAAAGGGCGGCTCACTGTACCAGCCCGATATAGAGAAATGCTGAATGAAGCATCAACAGGCCAAATGGTTTGTACTATTGATCTTCATCAGCCGTGTTTGTTGCTTTATACATTACCCGAATGGGAAATCATCGAAAAAAAATTATCTCGCTTATCCAGCATGAATCCAGCCGAACGTCGTGTTCAACGTTTGTTATTGGGACACGCCAGTGAATGTCAAATGGACAGCGCAGGACGTCTTTTATTAGCCAGCACACTGCGTCAGCACGCAGGGCTAACAAAAGAGGTCATGCTGGTTGGGCAATTTAATAAATTTGAATTGTGGGATGAGCAAGTTTGGTATCAACAGGTACAGGATGATATTGCGGCTGAACAATCTACACAAGAACCTCTATCAGCAAGGCTACAGGATTTATCACTATAA
- the cra gene encoding catabolite repressor/activator — protein MKLDEIARLAGVSRTTASYVINGKAKQYRVSDKTVEKVMAVVREHNYHPNAVAAGLRAGRTRSIGLVIPDLENTSYTRIANYLERQARQRGYQLLIACSEDQPDNEMRCVEHLLQRQVDAIIVSTALPPEHPFYQRWANRTLPIIALDRALDSEHFVSVVGDDLEDAKMLAQELRQFPAESVLYLGALPELSVSFLREQGFREAWEHDPREVNYLYANSYEREAAAEVFASWLEANPVPQALYTTSFALLQGVMDTLLKRSGRLPSQLVIATFGDHELLDFLECPVLSVAQRHRDVAERALELVLASLNEKQRPTPGITRMRRHLCRRGKLSRKA, from the coding sequence GTGAAACTGGATGAGATCGCCCGCTTAGCAGGTGTTTCACGTACTACGGCCAGTTATGTCATCAATGGTAAAGCCAAGCAGTATCGGGTCAGTGATAAGACAGTAGAAAAAGTGATGGCAGTGGTCAGGGAGCATAATTATCATCCCAATGCTGTCGCTGCTGGCCTTCGGGCGGGGCGAACCCGTTCAATCGGTTTAGTCATACCTGACTTGGAAAATACCAGCTACACACGTATTGCCAATTATCTTGAGCGTCAGGCACGGCAGCGTGGCTACCAGTTATTGATCGCCTGTTCTGAAGATCAGCCTGATAATGAAATGCGTTGTGTTGAACATCTTTTGCAACGTCAAGTCGATGCGATCATTGTTTCCACTGCTTTACCACCTGAGCATCCTTTCTACCAGCGCTGGGCAAACCGCACATTGCCAATTATCGCACTCGACCGTGCTCTGGACAGCGAACACTTTGTCAGTGTGGTTGGCGATGATCTCGAAGATGCGAAGATGTTGGCACAGGAGTTGCGTCAATTTCCGGCTGAATCTGTCCTTTATTTGGGGGCATTGCCTGAATTATCGGTCAGTTTTTTGCGTGAACAAGGATTCCGCGAAGCATGGGAGCATGATCCACGGGAAGTAAACTATCTTTATGCCAATAGCTATGAACGTGAAGCGGCGGCTGAAGTATTTGCGTCATGGTTGGAAGCAAACCCTGTTCCTCAGGCTTTGTATACCACTTCATTTGCGTTACTTCAGGGCGTCATGGATACACTCCTCAAGCGCAGTGGTCGTTTACCAAGTCAACTAGTTATTGCCACATTTGGTGATCATGAGTTGCTTGATTTCCTTGAATGTCCGGTATTGTCGGTGGCACAACGCCATCGTGATGTCGCTGAACGTGCCCTTGAACTGGTATTAGCTAGTTTGAATGAAAAGCAACGTCCAACCCCCGGAATAACCCGAATGCGTCGTCATCTCTGCCGTCGTGGTAAGTTAAGCCGCAAAGCCTAA